Proteins encoded within one genomic window of Rossellomorea vietnamensis:
- the pseB gene encoding UDP-N-acetylglucosamine 4,6-dehydratase (inverting), producing MFEIVGKSILITGGTGSFGKKFIKKILDYDVKKVIVLSRDELKQYEMAQEFTDSRIRFFIGDVRDKDRLYRAFDGVDVVIHAAALKHVGACEYNPFEAVKTNIHGAQNIIEAAIDRGVQRVIALSTDKAASPINLYGATKLASDKLFVAGNSYAGNKETRFSVVRYGNVVGSRGSVVPFFKKLKEQGEVQIPITDERMTRFWLTLDQGVQFVIDNLSRMNGGEIFIPKIPSMRVTDLAKAIAPECEIQIVGIRPGEKLHEAMITEDDARHTLEYDTHYVIQPEFPWWREEYSLGGKPLPEGFTYVSNQNQEWLTVEQLRDLVEGMQHSFS from the coding sequence ATGTTTGAAATAGTTGGGAAAAGCATCCTCATCACAGGGGGAACTGGATCATTTGGAAAAAAGTTTATAAAGAAGATTTTAGATTATGATGTGAAAAAAGTAATTGTTTTGAGTAGAGATGAACTCAAACAATATGAAATGGCTCAGGAATTCACAGATTCCCGAATAAGGTTTTTTATAGGAGACGTAAGGGATAAAGATCGTTTATATAGAGCATTTGATGGGGTGGATGTAGTAATACATGCTGCAGCTTTAAAGCATGTTGGTGCGTGTGAGTACAACCCGTTTGAAGCAGTAAAAACAAATATCCATGGGGCACAAAACATAATTGAAGCAGCAATTGATCGGGGAGTACAGAGGGTAATTGCTTTAAGTACAGACAAAGCAGCGAGTCCGATTAACTTGTATGGAGCTACTAAATTAGCTTCTGATAAATTATTCGTTGCAGGAAATTCATATGCAGGGAATAAAGAAACTAGATTTTCTGTCGTTCGTTATGGAAATGTAGTGGGCAGCAGGGGTAGTGTTGTTCCTTTCTTTAAGAAACTTAAAGAACAGGGCGAGGTTCAAATTCCCATTACCGATGAACGTATGACCCGTTTTTGGCTTACTTTGGATCAAGGTGTTCAATTTGTAATTGATAATCTCAGCAGAATGAATGGGGGAGAAATATTCATTCCGAAAATCCCTAGTATGCGAGTGACGGATTTAGCAAAAGCTATCGCTCCTGAATGTGAAATTCAAATTGTTGGGATTCGACCTGGAGAAAAGTTACATGAAGCGATGATCACTGAAGATGATGCACGCCATACACTGGAATATGATACTCACTATGTCATTCAACCAGAATTTCCTTGGTGGAGAGAAGAATACTCACTCGGAGGTAAGCCGCTGCCTGAAGGATTCACGTATGTAAGCAACCAAAACCAGGAATGGCTGACAGTTGAACAATTAAGAGATTTGGTAGAAGGAATGCAGCACTCCTTCTCATAA
- the pseC gene encoding UDP-4-amino-4,6-dideoxy-N-acetyl-beta-L-altrosamine transaminase, with protein sequence MSKIRETYLPYGKQWIDQEDIEEVIKILKSDYLTTGPAVLKFEEAIANYVGSAYAVAFCNGTAALHGACFAAGISEGDEVITTPLTFAASSNCVLYQGGVPVFADIDPHTYNIDPEEIERKITSKTKAIIPVDFTGQPVNLDKIIEIADKHDLVVIEDAAHALGATYKGQKVGSISDMTMFSFHPVKHITSGEGGIITTDNKEYYEKLMQFRSHGITRDKVKLKEDHGPWYYEMQFLGYNYRMTDIQAALGTSQLKKIDKFIDLRRKIVTAYNEGFKEIEEINIPYQDNNGESSWHLYIVKLSLEKLKVRKKEIFEALLSENIGVNVHYIPVHLQPYYSQLGYKRGICPKAEKLYEEIITLPLFPAMSMDDVYDVISAVNKVINYYRK encoded by the coding sequence ATGTCTAAAATTAGAGAAACGTATCTTCCTTATGGGAAGCAGTGGATTGATCAAGAAGATATTGAAGAGGTAATAAAAATCTTAAAGAGCGATTATCTCACTACCGGACCTGCGGTATTAAAATTTGAAGAAGCAATCGCGAATTATGTTGGCTCTGCCTATGCAGTAGCATTTTGTAATGGAACTGCTGCCTTACATGGGGCTTGTTTCGCTGCGGGCATTTCAGAGGGGGATGAAGTAATAACAACTCCCCTTACATTCGCAGCGAGTTCCAATTGTGTGCTGTATCAAGGTGGCGTACCAGTATTTGCTGATATTGATCCCCATACATATAATATTGATCCTGAAGAAATTGAAAGAAAAATCACTTCGAAGACAAAAGCAATCATACCAGTTGATTTTACTGGCCAGCCTGTGAATTTGGATAAAATCATAGAAATTGCCGATAAACATGATCTTGTAGTCATTGAAGATGCAGCACATGCCCTTGGAGCTACTTATAAAGGACAAAAAGTCGGTTCTATAAGTGATATGACGATGTTTAGTTTTCACCCGGTAAAACATATTACTTCAGGTGAAGGTGGCATCATCACTACAGATAACAAAGAATATTATGAGAAATTGATGCAGTTCCGTTCACATGGTATTACAAGAGATAAAGTAAAGCTAAAAGAAGACCATGGACCTTGGTATTATGAGATGCAGTTTTTAGGATATAATTACCGGATGACTGATATTCAGGCTGCGCTTGGGACTAGTCAATTGAAAAAAATTGATAAATTTATAGACTTAAGAAGAAAAATTGTTACAGCTTACAACGAAGGTTTTAAGGAGATAGAAGAGATAAACATTCCATATCAAGACAATAATGGAGAATCTAGCTGGCACCTTTACATAGTTAAATTGTCTTTAGAAAAATTAAAAGTTAGAAAAAAAGAAATTTTTGAAGCATTACTCTCCGAAAATATTGGGGTGAATGTACATTATATCCCAGTTCATTTACAGCCTTATTATTCCCAACTAGGATACAAGAGGGGAATTTGCCCAAAGGCGGAAAAATTGTATGAGGAAATTATCACTTTACCACTTTTTCCTGCTATGTCTATGGATGATGTATACGATGTTATCTCTGCAGTAAATAAAGTAATAAATTATTATCGAAAGTAG
- a CDS encoding glycosyltransferase family protein produces MKIAAIIQARMGSTRLSGKVMKELEGKTVLSHVIERVRQSKLIQDIIIATTTHERDNIIETEAIYCGSKVYRGSEDDVLSRYYFAAKEYNVENIIRITSDCPLIDPNVIDEIIEFYLKGTYELLTNAGSDLTQRTYPRGLDIEIFSFEVLEKAFINGKESYHREHVTPYIYEQSKKIYYFKNKVDYSKYRWTLDTKEDFELISEIYSRLFKGAHDFYLPDIIELFKEEPDLHTINAHIEQKKIN; encoded by the coding sequence ATGAAAATTGCAGCTATTATCCAAGCAAGAATGGGTTCAACAAGGCTTTCAGGAAAAGTCATGAAAGAATTAGAGGGAAAAACAGTTTTATCTCATGTGATTGAACGAGTAAGACAATCGAAGTTAATCCAAGATATTATAATAGCAACAACAACTCATGAGCGAGACAACATTATTGAAACGGAAGCAATATATTGCGGTAGTAAGGTCTATCGGGGTAGTGAAGATGATGTCCTTAGCCGTTATTATTTTGCTGCAAAAGAGTATAATGTTGAAAACATTATTCGGATTACATCAGACTGCCCGCTAATTGATCCGAATGTTATTGATGAAATAATTGAATTCTATTTAAAGGGGACCTATGAGCTTTTAACGAATGCTGGATCAGATCTTACGCAAAGAACATATCCTAGAGGGTTGGATATAGAAATTTTTTCATTTGAAGTTTTAGAGAAAGCTTTCATTAACGGAAAAGAAAGCTATCATCGAGAACACGTCACTCCTTACATATATGAACAAAGCAAAAAAATCTATTATTTCAAAAACAAAGTTGATTATTCTAAATATCGCTGGACGTTAGATACTAAAGAGGATTTTGAGCTGATAAGTGAAATCTATAGCAGACTTTTTAAAGGAGCTCATGATTTTTACCTACCAGATATCATTGAGCTATTTAAGGAAGAACCAGATCTTCATACAATCAATGCACATATTGAACAAAAGAAAATTAATTAA
- the pseG gene encoding UDP-2,4-diacetamido-2,4,6-trideoxy-beta-L-altropyranose hydrolase — translation MRALIFTEGGSHIGLGHISRCSSLYDELEKREIDVEFIINGDLEQFEIIKDKQYKVINWLSKNFLKSYIKPDDYCIVDSYLAGEELYQVISYLAKQSLFIDDIARIKYPKGIVVNPSLSTKAVNYLNKDTNCYLLGPKYIILRSPFIQVKREYINPKIKEVLITLGGSDIHNLTPNILKQLKNNNSDIIFNVVIGNTFENIGKIKSVSTKNIQLYENATAEEMKSIMLRSDFAITAAGQTIYELITTQTPFIPIKVIENQHNNILALKELDLVEITLEYNDPFFNEKLIFEVENIMRLSNRTNLIEKCSKVIDGLGSKRIIDALIPGEFMKDNFYLRKAKDEDVFDVFQLSNEDYVRKYSINTAKIEWENHKVWFENILKSNSHVFYVVTDNTDEFLGQLRYKIENDSATISISLCKLITGKGLSKVLVKKSMELICEESTGLKNIIAYVSNDNIASRKLFENTGFILQESNNRMLKYNYSIN, via the coding sequence ATGAGGGCACTGATATTCACTGAAGGTGGAAGTCATATTGGACTGGGACATATCTCTAGGTGCAGCTCTTTATATGATGAATTGGAAAAAAGGGAAATCGACGTTGAATTCATCATTAATGGTGATTTAGAGCAATTTGAAATAATAAAGGATAAGCAATACAAAGTTATTAATTGGTTATCAAAAAACTTTTTAAAAAGCTATATAAAACCGGATGATTATTGTATCGTAGACTCATATTTAGCCGGAGAAGAGTTGTATCAAGTTATTTCATACCTAGCAAAGCAGTCTTTATTTATTGATGATATTGCAAGAATTAAATATCCAAAAGGAATAGTTGTGAATCCATCTCTAAGTACAAAAGCAGTTAATTATCTTAACAAAGATACTAACTGCTATTTGCTTGGGCCAAAATATATTATATTGAGAAGTCCCTTCATTCAAGTTAAAAGAGAGTATATTAACCCCAAAATTAAAGAAGTACTAATTACACTAGGTGGATCAGATATACACAATTTAACTCCGAATATTTTAAAACAACTTAAAAATAATAACTCAGATATTATTTTTAATGTAGTTATAGGGAATACATTTGAAAATATTGGAAAAATAAAGAGCGTTAGCACAAAGAATATCCAATTATATGAGAATGCCACAGCTGAAGAAATGAAGTCTATTATGCTAAGATCGGACTTTGCTATAACCGCAGCCGGACAGACAATTTATGAGTTGATAACCACGCAAACACCTTTTATTCCCATAAAAGTTATAGAGAATCAGCATAATAATATTTTAGCTTTAAAAGAACTCGATTTGGTTGAAATAACACTTGAATATAACGATCCTTTCTTTAATGAAAAGTTAATTTTTGAAGTCGAAAATATTATGAGATTGAGTAACCGTACTAATTTGATTGAAAAGTGTAGTAAAGTCATTGATGGATTGGGTAGTAAAAGAATTATTGATGCTCTAATACCAGGAGAATTTATGAAAGATAATTTTTATTTGAGAAAAGCAAAAGATGAAGATGTTTTTGATGTATTCCAATTATCTAATGAGGATTATGTAAGAAAATATTCGATTAATACTGCTAAAATTGAATGGGAAAATCATAAGGTCTGGTTTGAAAACATTTTGAAATCTAATAGCCATGTATTTTATGTGGTTACTGATAATACAGATGAATTTTTAGGGCAATTGAGATATAAAATTGAGAATGATTCTGCAACCATAAGTATCAGCTTGTGCAAATTAATTACTGGAAAAGGGTTAAGTAAAGTACTTGTTAAAAAGAGTATGGAATTAATTTGCGAGGAAAGTACAGGATTAAAGAATATTATAGCCTATGTATCAAACGATAATATTGCATCTAGAAAGCTATTTGAAAATACAGGCTTTATACTACAGGAAAGTAATAATAGAATGCTAAAGTATAATTACTCAATTAATTAG
- the pseI gene encoding pseudaminic acid synthase, with translation MLIDKFDISKKVFVIAEMSANHGRDINIAKETIRAAKEAGADAIKLQTYTPDTITIDCDDEYFQVKQGTIWDGRTLYDLYKEAYTPWQWHEELMDYAKELGLICFSSPFDKTAVDLLESLNVPAYKVASFEITDTPLIEYIASKGKPIIISTGIATLGEIDEAVQSCKRVGNDQIILLKCTSAYPAKIEDANLLTMQNLKETFNVEVGLSDHTLGVTLPIVSVALGAKVIEKHFILDKSIGGPDASFSLDKQEFKLLVDSVRDAEKALGKVDYELTEKKVKSREFSRSLFVVKDIKEGEVLSKENVRSIRPGFGLAPKYSKNVYGSTASQDIKRGSPLDWKHLK, from the coding sequence ATGCTTATTGATAAATTTGATATATCTAAAAAGGTATTTGTCATTGCGGAGATGTCGGCCAATCATGGACGTGATATAAATATAGCGAAAGAAACAATAAGAGCTGCCAAAGAAGCTGGGGCGGATGCTATAAAGTTACAAACGTATACTCCTGATACAATAACAATTGATTGTGATGATGAGTACTTTCAAGTGAAACAAGGAACAATTTGGGATGGCCGAACATTATATGATTTGTATAAAGAAGCTTATACTCCGTGGCAATGGCATGAAGAGTTAATGGACTATGCTAAAGAACTCGGATTAATTTGCTTTTCAAGCCCTTTTGATAAAACAGCAGTTGATTTATTAGAAAGCTTAAACGTACCGGCCTATAAAGTTGCTTCTTTTGAAATAACTGATACACCTTTAATCGAATATATTGCATCAAAAGGGAAACCTATTATTATCTCTACCGGTATAGCAACACTGGGTGAGATTGATGAAGCTGTACAATCATGTAAAAGAGTAGGTAATGACCAAATCATTTTACTTAAATGCACCTCTGCATATCCCGCAAAGATTGAAGACGCAAACCTATTAACTATGCAAAATTTAAAAGAAACTTTTAATGTTGAAGTGGGCTTGTCAGACCATACTTTAGGGGTAACTTTACCCATTGTTTCAGTAGCACTAGGAGCAAAAGTCATTGAAAAGCATTTTATTCTGGATAAAAGTATTGGTGGTCCAGATGCTAGCTTTTCACTAGACAAACAAGAGTTTAAATTACTTGTTGATTCAGTAAGGGATGCAGAGAAAGCGCTGGGAAAAGTTGATTATGAGCTTACTGAGAAAAAGGTGAAAAGCAGAGAATTTTCTCGTTCTTTATTTGTAGTAAAGGATATTAAAGAAGGGGAGGTATTAAGTAAAGAAAATGTCCGATCTATTCGTCCTGGGTTTGGACTAGCTCCAAAATACAGTAAGAACGTCTATGGTTCTACAGCTAGCCAAGATATTAAAAGAGGATCACCACTGGATTGGAAGCATTTAAAATAA
- the flaG gene encoding flagellar protein FlaG: MIEKVTGTTPAIQSFNKLENNTNEAVKQLQVQERQQEEVNKEPVTKEKMEDVVRGMNEFLSASNTHLKFEFHDKLKEYYVTIVDERSKEVIKEIPSKKVLDMFAAMTEFVGLMVDKKI, translated from the coding sequence ATGATTGAAAAAGTAACAGGTACAACCCCAGCTATACAATCATTTAACAAATTAGAAAATAATACAAATGAAGCGGTAAAACAACTCCAGGTACAAGAACGGCAACAAGAAGAAGTCAACAAAGAGCCTGTTACGAAAGAGAAGATGGAAGATGTCGTGCGTGGGATGAATGAGTTTTTATCGGCATCCAACACACATCTTAAATTCGAGTTTCACGATAAATTAAAAGAGTACTATGTGACGATTGTAGATGAGCGGTCAAAAGAAGTGATTAAAGAAATCCCATCCAAGAAGGTTCTCGACATGTTCGCGGCGATGACAGAATTTGTGGGATTAATGGTAGATAAAAAGATTTAG
- a CDS encoding flagellar hook-associated protein 2 translates to MRIGGLASGMDIDSLVADLMKAEKIPLNKLTQKKQVMEWQRDDYRRMNTMLSDLDSFIFNEMTLQKDFLKKKVSSSDSNIVTATAGPSAGNIKTSVEVKQLATSTNWISGASTYTPSFPFSADTEIELKITNGDGTGSKVKNPDGTETDVIKLTIKAGATLDEVLKQLSNKRELGITAFAEAGKVSITKNDTGSASSIMLQDNDAKLLFESFGLTHTAGVLDKTTTGADAKAIINGLEVTRASNTFSLNDITYTLHQKSPVGVTSKVAVSGDTDNMVDKIVKFVDKYNEMIEEIDDKISEKRYRNYQPLSDEEKESMSEKQVEMWEERSKSGLIRNDSILSGTLTKLRTALYTPFNGTGVNENYKQLSQIGISSLNWQAKGKLTIDEDKLRAAIEDDPNAVYALFNATGSKTDTESQGLLKRVRETINGTVESIEKKAGKPTSVNNSYMLGRMLDNMDSQIDRFQDRLIQVEDRYWKQFTAMEKAIQQSNQQSMYLMNQFGGGM, encoded by the coding sequence ATGAGAATCGGTGGTTTAGCGAGTGGGATGGATATTGATTCACTTGTGGCGGATTTGATGAAGGCAGAAAAGATCCCGCTTAACAAGCTTACGCAGAAGAAGCAAGTGATGGAATGGCAGCGTGATGATTACCGCAGAATGAATACGATGCTTAGTGATTTAGATAGCTTTATCTTTAATGAAATGACGTTACAAAAAGATTTCCTTAAAAAGAAAGTGTCAAGCTCAGATTCTAATATTGTGACAGCAACGGCAGGTCCTTCAGCTGGGAATATTAAAACTTCAGTGGAAGTTAAGCAATTAGCAACATCGACCAATTGGATTTCTGGTGCTTCGACTTATACTCCCTCTTTTCCTTTTTCGGCAGATACGGAAATTGAGTTGAAGATAACTAACGGGGATGGAACAGGATCTAAAGTGAAAAATCCAGATGGTACAGAAACCGATGTCATCAAGTTAACCATTAAAGCGGGTGCTACCCTTGATGAAGTATTAAAGCAGCTATCGAATAAACGTGAATTGGGGATTACTGCTTTTGCTGAAGCAGGAAAGGTCTCGATTACCAAGAATGATACTGGTTCTGCTTCATCCATTATGTTGCAGGATAATGATGCAAAATTATTATTTGAATCGTTTGGATTGACCCATACTGCAGGAGTTTTGGATAAGACAACGACGGGAGCTGACGCGAAGGCTATAATTAATGGATTGGAAGTGACAAGAGCAAGCAACACCTTTTCACTCAATGATATTACATACACCCTTCACCAAAAAAGTCCCGTGGGAGTCACAAGCAAGGTGGCGGTTTCAGGTGATACCGACAATATGGTTGATAAAATCGTTAAGTTTGTAGACAAATATAATGAAATGATTGAGGAAATCGATGACAAGATTTCAGAGAAACGATACCGAAACTATCAGCCACTTTCTGACGAGGAAAAAGAAAGTATGTCAGAAAAGCAGGTGGAGATGTGGGAAGAGCGTTCGAAGAGTGGATTGATCCGAAATGATTCTATATTGTCAGGTACACTTACGAAGCTCAGGACTGCTCTATATACTCCCTTTAATGGAACGGGGGTCAATGAAAATTATAAGCAGTTGAGTCAAATCGGAATTAGCTCGCTTAACTGGCAGGCAAAAGGGAAGCTGACCATTGATGAAGATAAACTGAGAGCGGCGATTGAAGATGATCCGAATGCCGTCTATGCTCTCTTCAATGCAACAGGCTCCAAAACGGATACAGAATCGCAGGGATTGTTGAAGCGGGTTCGTGAAACGATTAACGGCACGGTTGAAAGCATTGAGAAGAAAGCAGGGAAACCAACCAGTGTTAATAACTCTTATATGCTTGGTCGGATGCTTGATAATATGGACAGTCAAATTGACCGATTCCAGGACCGCCTGATTCAAGTCGAAGATCGCTATTGGAAGCAGTTCACCGCTATGGAAAAAGCGATTCAGCAATCCAATCAGCAGTCTATGTATCTCATGAACCAGTTCGGCGGAGGCATGTAA
- the fliS gene encoding flagellar export chaperone FliS, translating into MAINNPYTTYQNNSVNTASPGELTLMLYNGSLKFLQIAKKAIEDRNIELKNTNIQKVQAIVNELMVTLNRDLEVSKNLMSLYDYLNRRLAEANVKNDLSILEEVEGFLTDFRDTWKQVVQVNRQKQHAGQGGQA; encoded by the coding sequence ATGGCCATCAATAATCCATATACTACTTATCAGAATAACTCGGTCAACACCGCTTCACCAGGAGAGCTTACGCTCATGCTTTATAATGGTAGCTTGAAGTTTCTTCAAATTGCTAAGAAAGCGATAGAAGATAGAAATATAGAACTTAAAAATACCAATATCCAAAAAGTACAGGCCATCGTTAATGAATTAATGGTGACTTTGAACAGGGATCTTGAAGTCTCAAAAAACTTGATGTCATTGTACGATTACTTGAATCGCCGTCTAGCAGAGGCAAATGTGAAGAATGATCTTTCAATTTTAGAAGAAGTGGAAGGTTTTCTGACGGATTTCAGGGACACATGGAAACAAGTTGTGCAAGTAAATCGTCAGAAACAACATGCAGGACAAGGCGGACAGGCATAA
- a CDS encoding flagellar assembly protein FliT has protein sequence MSSVRLCHSITRQLYETVSGVDDDNREAIIGKIEKMLEERQILLEGIRPPFSAEEYLMGKQMMEWNRAIDRTLIGLRNDIKRDMNGLTKKKTNVKRYANPYENMQHDGMFYDKKK, from the coding sequence ATGAGCTCTGTCCGTCTTTGCCATTCCATTACGAGACAATTGTATGAAACGGTTAGCGGGGTGGATGATGATAACCGAGAAGCTATAATAGGAAAGATTGAAAAAATGCTGGAAGAAAGACAAATTCTTCTTGAAGGTATACGACCTCCCTTCTCGGCTGAGGAGTATCTAATGGGGAAACAGATGATGGAGTGGAACCGTGCGATCGATCGCACGTTAATAGGTCTGCGGAATGACATCAAACGAGACATGAACGGCTTGACGAAAAAGAAAACAAATGTAAAACGCTATGCAAATCCATATGAAAACATGCAACATGATGGGATGTTCTATGATAAAAAGAAATAG
- a CDS encoding MmcQ/YjbR family DNA-binding protein has product MKTSEIDEIRRLCLLYPEVHEHIDGFGHVSFRVKDKPFVIIGETLSIKTLPATQEILIEQPGYIKAPYIGRHGWVLVEVEEVGWRVIEGMIREGYLIAAPKRLANLVQNR; this is encoded by the coding sequence ATGAAAACTAGTGAAATAGATGAGATTAGAAGACTATGCCTTCTCTATCCAGAAGTTCATGAACACATAGATGGGTTCGGACATGTTTCCTTCCGCGTGAAGGACAAACCATTTGTCATCATCGGGGAGACCTTATCTATTAAAACGCTCCCCGCCACTCAGGAAATCCTCATCGAACAGCCAGGCTATATAAAGGCGCCGTACATAGGGAGACATGGCTGGGTGCTGGTTGAGGTAGAGGAAGTGGGCTGGCGAGTCATTGAAGGAATGATTCGTGAGGGTTATTTGATTGCTGCACCCAAGAGACTCGCCAATCTAGTTCAGAATAGATGA
- a CDS encoding ABC transporter permease, whose protein sequence is MMNLITNELIKQISRPRMWISLALIVFIDSIASLFVYLLFDGIQFSFWEYMRISSNLLMIIQLFSLIIVGDIVSSEFSSATIKLLLIRPINRVKILLSKYITVLVIATVLTASHFLFSAVLGSLWFYDSFFDLNENFFIVAGAYVLRFIEMMVICSFAFTFSVVTRSSSFAIGSTIFLTFSTGTLLILMNELGMEWGRYLLFANTDLQQYFFGTPPFEGMTFWFSVGVIVVYLVGFGGLCWWSFGKRDVDV, encoded by the coding sequence ATGATGAATTTAATTACCAATGAACTCATAAAACAAATCTCCCGACCGCGTATGTGGATTTCACTGGCACTCATCGTGTTCATCGATTCCATCGCGTCCCTTTTTGTCTATCTACTGTTCGACGGCATCCAATTTTCATTTTGGGAGTACATGCGGATCAGCTCTAACCTCCTTATGATCATTCAACTTTTCAGTCTGATCATAGTTGGAGATATCGTATCAAGTGAATTTTCGTCAGCCACCATCAAGCTATTGCTCATCCGACCCATTAACCGTGTGAAAATTCTGCTTTCCAAATACATAACCGTGCTAGTTATTGCTACTGTGTTAACAGCCTCTCATTTCTTATTTTCCGCCGTGCTCGGTTCGCTATGGTTTTATGATAGTTTCTTTGATTTGAACGAGAATTTTTTTATTGTGGCAGGTGCATACGTACTGAGATTCATAGAAATGATGGTGATTTGTTCCTTCGCTTTTACCTTTTCAGTTGTGACGAGGAGCAGTTCGTTTGCGATTGGTTCTACTATTTTTCTGACCTTTTCCACCGGAACACTTTTGATCCTGATGAACGAGCTTGGTATGGAGTGGGGGAGGTATCTGTTGTTTGCGAATACCGATTTGCAACAGTATTTCTTCGGGACTCCACCGTTTGAAGGAATGACGTTTTGGTTTTCGGTTGGGGTGATTGTGGTTTATTTGGTTGGGTTTGGTGGATTGTGTTGGTGGAGTTTTGGGAAGAGGGATGTGGATGTTTGA
- the hpf gene encoding ribosome hibernation-promoting factor, HPF/YfiA family, translated as MLNYNIRGENIEVTPAIREHVEKKIGKLDRYFNETPDANVHVNLKVYPDKNTKTEVTIPMPQLVLRAEERNADMYAAIDLIVDKLERQIRKHKTRVNRKMREKGSPKEFFAAQEDLNHVSPNGAAAVELEEEDDAEVVRTKQFNLKPMDSEEAILQMNMLGHTFFIFTDAETNATNIVYKRRDGKYGLIETN; from the coding sequence ATGTTGAACTACAACATTCGAGGCGAGAACATTGAGGTAACTCCAGCGATTCGCGAACATGTGGAGAAGAAGATTGGCAAGTTAGACCGTTACTTTAATGAAACTCCTGATGCAAATGTACATGTTAATTTGAAAGTGTATCCTGATAAAAATACGAAAACTGAAGTGACTATTCCAATGCCGCAATTAGTTCTACGTGCAGAGGAACGCAACGCAGATATGTATGCGGCCATTGATCTGATAGTAGATAAATTGGAGCGTCAAATTCGCAAACATAAAACCAGAGTGAACCGTAAAATGCGTGAAAAGGGCAGCCCGAAGGAGTTCTTCGCGGCTCAGGAAGATCTGAATCATGTTTCTCCTAACGGTGCAGCAGCCGTTGAATTGGAGGAAGAGGACGATGCGGAAGTAGTAAGAACAAAACAGTTCAATCTGAAGCCGATGGACAGCGAAGAAGCGATCCTGCAGATGAATATGCTGGGTCACACATTCTTCATCTTCACGGACGCAGAGACGAACGCAACGAACATTGTGTACAAGCGTCGTGACGGCAAGTATGGCTTAATTGAAACAAACTAA